The Pseudomonas sp. DG56-2 genome contains a region encoding:
- a CDS encoding cytochrome c: MNKLLVSLLLTLGVTGAANAAEPIKGDAAAGQAKTAVCGACHNPDGNSMAPNFPKLAGQGEKYLEKQLHDIKSGKRTVLEMTGMLAAFNDQDMADIAAYFSSQKGSVGAADPKLVEHGRALFNGGDIEKGLPACSGCHSPNGAGIALAGFPHLGGQHATYVAKQLTDFREGNRTNDGDATTMRTIAAKLSNKDIEALSSYIQGLH, translated from the coding sequence ATGAACAAACTACTCGTGAGTCTGCTGTTGACCTTAGGCGTCACTGGTGCAGCCAATGCCGCAGAGCCTATCAAAGGGGATGCCGCTGCTGGTCAGGCCAAAACTGCTGTATGTGGCGCTTGTCACAATCCTGACGGCAACAGCATGGCGCCGAATTTCCCGAAACTTGCAGGCCAGGGTGAAAAGTACCTGGAGAAACAACTGCACGACATCAAGTCGGGCAAGCGCACCGTGCTGGAAATGACCGGCATGCTCGCGGCTTTCAACGACCAGGACATGGCCGACATCGCTGCCTACTTCTCCAGCCAGAAAGGTAGCGTAGGTGCTGCCGATCCCAAGCTGGTCGAGCATGGCCGCGCCCTGTTCAATGGCGGTGACATCGAGAAGGGCCTGCCAGCCTGCAGCGGCTGCCACTCGCCTAACGGCGCGGGCATTGCCCTGGCCGGCTTCCCACACCTGGGTGGCCAGCACGCTACCTATGTTGCCAAACAGCTGACCGACTTCCGCGAAGGCAATCGCACCAACGACGGCGATGCCACCACGATGCGCACCATCGCTGCCAAGCTGAGCAACAAGGACATCGAAGCGCTGTCCAGCTACATTCAGGGTCTGCACTGA
- the dsbA gene encoding thiol:disulfide interchange protein DsbA, translated as MRNLILSATLVAASVFGMTAQAAEPIEAGREYVELSNAVPVSVPGKIEVVELFWYGCPHCYSFEPVVNPWAEKLPADVNFKRIPAMFGGPWDAHGQMFLTLEAMGVEHQVHAAVFEAIQVQRKKLTDPEEMAEFLATQGVDKDKFLATFNSFAIKGQVQKAKELAKKYEITGVPSMVVNGKYRFDLGTAQGPQGVLNVADQLIAKERAAK; from the coding sequence ATGCGTAATTTGATTCTCAGCGCCACGCTGGTCGCCGCCAGCGTATTCGGAATGACTGCCCAGGCTGCCGAGCCCATCGAAGCCGGTCGGGAGTATGTCGAGCTGAGCAACGCCGTACCGGTGTCGGTGCCAGGTAAGATCGAAGTCGTCGAGTTGTTCTGGTACGGCTGCCCGCATTGCTACAGCTTCGAACCAGTGGTTAATCCATGGGCGGAAAAACTGCCCGCCGATGTCAATTTCAAGCGTATCCCCGCCATGTTCGGTGGCCCGTGGGATGCACATGGTCAAATGTTCCTGACCCTCGAAGCCATGGGTGTCGAGCACCAGGTTCATGCTGCAGTGTTTGAAGCGATTCAGGTGCAGCGCAAGAAACTGACCGACCCTGAAGAAATGGCCGAGTTCCTGGCTACCCAAGGTGTCGATAAAGACAAATTCCTCGCCACTTTCAACTCCTTTGCAATCAAAGGCCAGGTACAGAAGGCCAAAGAGCTGGCCAAGAAGTATGAAATCACCGGCGTTCCAAGCATGGTCGTCAACGGCAAGTATCGTTTCGACCTGGGCACTGCCCAAGGTCCACAAGGTGTGCTGAACGTTGCTGACCAACTGATCGCCAAGGAGCGCGCCGCCAAGTAA